In a genomic window of Salegentibacter salegens:
- a CDS encoding DEAD/DEAH box helicase, producing the protein MTFQDLNITTPLRNALEDIGINTPTPIQEESFSTIMSGKDMVGIAQTGTGKTFAYMLPILRMLKYSEQKNPRVLVLVPTRELVVQVAEEIEKLTAYMNVRTTGIYGGVNMNTQHQSLLRGQDIVVATPGRLYDLVLRRALQLKSIQKLVIDEVDVMLDLGFKFQINNIFELLPENRQNIMFSATITENVENLIEANFKSPQTISVAASGTPLDNIKQTGYKIPNFYTKVNLLKHILADKETYSKVLIFVAYKRMADRLYAELEQYFRDECTVIHSNKTQNYRLRSIKQFGSGFCRILVATDVMARGLDIESVSHVINFDTPKYPENYMHRIGRTGRAEKEGNSILMTTEAEMESLEKIEALMKMEVPQEELPAEIEISSELIPEEQPKVYEINNPGKNKDEDAPGPAFHEKKEKNRKENLGGSYRREIAKKYKKPKTRGDKNANRKRKK; encoded by the coding sequence GTGACTTTTCAGGATTTAAATATTACCACTCCCCTGCGCAATGCGCTGGAAGATATTGGCATTAACACGCCTACGCCCATCCAAGAGGAATCTTTTTCTACAATAATGTCTGGGAAAGATATGGTGGGAATCGCGCAAACCGGTACCGGAAAAACCTTTGCTTATATGCTTCCAATATTACGAATGCTTAAATATTCGGAACAAAAAAATCCGCGAGTATTGGTTTTAGTACCTACACGGGAACTTGTGGTGCAGGTAGCTGAAGAAATTGAAAAATTAACTGCTTATATGAATGTTCGCACTACCGGAATTTACGGCGGCGTAAATATGAACACTCAACATCAATCGCTCTTGCGGGGGCAGGATATTGTGGTAGCAACACCGGGAAGATTATACGATCTTGTGCTTAGGCGTGCGCTTCAGCTAAAATCTATTCAAAAATTAGTGATAGACGAAGTAGATGTAATGTTAGACCTGGGCTTTAAATTTCAGATCAATAATATCTTTGAACTGCTTCCGGAGAACCGTCAAAACATTATGTTTTCAGCAACTATTACCGAAAATGTTGAAAATCTAATCGAAGCTAATTTTAAAAGTCCGCAAACTATTTCTGTAGCCGCCAGCGGAACGCCACTTGATAATATTAAACAAACCGGTTATAAAATCCCGAATTTCTATACTAAAGTAAATCTGCTAAAACATATTTTAGCAGATAAAGAAACCTACTCCAAGGTTTTGATCTTTGTAGCTTATAAAAGAATGGCCGACCGACTTTACGCGGAATTAGAACAGTATTTCCGGGATGAATGCACGGTGATTCATTCCAATAAAACTCAAAATTATCGTCTGCGAAGCATCAAACAATTTGGCAGCGGATTTTGCCGAATTTTAGTAGCAACCGATGTTATGGCGCGTGGACTTGATATTGAATCGGTGAGTCATGTGATTAATTTTGATACGCCCAAATATCCTGAAAATTATATGCACCGAATTGGCCGTACCGGAAGGGCCGAAAAGGAAGGGAATTCGATATTAATGACTACGGAAGCTGAAATGGAATCGCTTGAAAAAATTGAAGCTTTGATGAAAATGGAAGTTCCGCAGGAAGAATTACCAGCGGAAATTGAAATTTCTTCAGAATTAATTCCGGAAGAGCAACCTAAGGTTTATGAAATCAATAATCCCGGGAAAAATAAAGATGAAGATGCTCCGGGACCTGCATTTCACGAGAAAAAAGAGAAAAACAGAAAAGAAAATCTTGGTGGATCTTACCGAAGGGAAATTGCCAAAAAGTATAAAAAGCCAAAAACCCGCGGTGATAAAAATGCTAACCGAAAAAGAAAAAAATAA